GGTGAAGTAGGCCACGCGCGCGGCGGTGATGCCGTCCAGCAGGACGCGCGCAGCCGGCGCGGTGGCACCGTCGAGCGATGCGCGCGCGCTCCGCTCCAGGCGGCCATCGGCGATGTGGTATTCGACGTATTCCAGCGAGGCGCGCGCCGCGCCGTCCGGGTTCTCGTGGCCGCGGCGGACGAAGGCGAACAGCGGTCCGGCCTCGCCGGGCCGTCCGCCGATGAAGGCATGGCGCCCGGCGCTGCCGTCCGCGCGGCGCACCAGACGCACGGCGGCCTGCGAGAGGTCGGTGCGCAGGAGCGCGCGCGCGCGCTGCAGCTCGCCCAGCCGGTCCATGCGCTCGCGCAGCACGCCCTGGCTGTCGGCGGCGTAGGCCATCACGGCGACGCCGGCCGCGGCGATCAGGCCGAAGATCGCCAACGACGCCATGACCTCAAGCAGGGTGAAGCCGCCGGCCTGCCTCATTGCGGCATGCTCCGGAACAGCGACACCTCGGCCGCCACCCGTGACTCGCCGGGCGGCGACACGCGGATGTCGACGCGCAGCAGCTCCGGGTCGGCGGTCGCGGCGGT
The sequence above is a segment of the Luteimonas sp. MC1750 genome. Coding sequences within it:
- the gspJ gene encoding type II secretion system minor pseudopilin GspJ, encoding MRQAGGFTLLEVMASLAIFGLIAAAGVAVMAYAADSQGVLRERMDRLGELQRARALLRTDLSQAAVRLVRRADGSAGRHAFIGGRPGEAGPLFAFVRRGHENPDGAARASLEYVEYHIADGRLERSARASLDGATAPAARVLLDGITAARVAYFTDRAWNDGWRGGATTLPEAVELELQLESVGRVRQRFLLPGMAP